One segment of Clostridium botulinum DNA contains the following:
- a CDS encoding DUF1292 domain-containing protein: MEEKEIMSFKDEAGNKVDFEAIARIYLDKTEYLLLSPVDESSDDANIFAFRVDRNKDDKEELNIVEDEKEFEAIKKEYKKLLY, from the coding sequence ATGGAAGAAAAAGAGATAATGTCTTTTAAAGATGAAGCAGGGAATAAGGTCGATTTTGAGGCGATAGCTAGAATTTATTTGGATAAAACAGAATATTTATTATTATCACCAGTTGATGAATCATCAGATGATGCTAATATTTTTGCATTTAGAGTAGATAGAAATAAGGATGATAAAGAAGAATTAAATATTGTTGAAGATGAAAAAGAATTTGAAGCAATAAAAAAAGAATATAAAAAATTATTATATTAG
- a CDS encoding V-type ATP synthase subunit D, with the protein MAKLNVNPTRMELSKLKKRLTTSTRSHKLLKDKQDELMRQFINLVKYNNKLRKEVEDNLQGSLKDFVMARAVMSSEFLEEAIVYPKEHISVEVGEKNVMSVSVPVMNFKRQLEGDEGSIYPYGFANTSSELDDTLSKLYEILPQLLELAEVEKSCQLMANEIESTRRRVNALEYMTIPQLQETIKYIRMRLDENERSATTRLMKVKSMIEQRG; encoded by the coding sequence ATGGCAAAGCTAAATGTTAATCCTACTAGAATGGAACTCTCTAAGCTTAAAAAAAGATTAACTACCTCAACAAGAAGTCATAAGCTTTTAAAAGATAAACAAGATGAATTAATGAGACAATTCATTAACCTTGTTAAATATAATAATAAGCTAAGAAAAGAAGTGGAAGATAATCTGCAAGGTTCCCTTAAGGATTTCGTTATGGCTAGAGCCGTTATGAGCTCTGAATTCCTAGAAGAAGCTATTGTATATCCTAAGGAACATATTTCAGTTGAAGTTGGCGAAAAGAACGTAATGAGCGTATCTGTTCCTGTTATGAACTTTAAGAGACAACTTGAAGGTGATGAAGGAAGTATATATCCATACGGATTTGCTAATACATCATCAGAACTTGATGATACTCTATCTAAACTTTATGAAATTCTTCCGCAATTACTAGAACTTGCAGAAGTAGAAAAGTCATGTCAATTAATGGCTAACGAAATTGAAAGTACTAGAAGAAGAGTTAATGCTCTTGAATATATGACAATTCCTCAACTTCAAGAGACTATAAAGTATATTAGAATGAGACTTGATGAAAATGAAAGATCTGCTACAACTAGATTAATGAAAGTTAAGAGCATGATTGAACAAAGAGGTTAA
- the helD gene encoding RNA polymerase recycling motor HelD, translating into MKSELLYEEEILEEKRSLILEELNEKRINREKVNEKIRYLSKESKGSYNEEKETTEKIYGVLQKDIDGYEEALETPYFGRVDFTEKFGFEENIYIGKKGITNNMRGEEVVVDWRAPIADLYYSGTGGEAYYKAPAGLIEGKLLLKRKFLFDDGKIKDIFDDSLNELMINGEEGTELVDEFLKINLEESRGKKLKEVVSTIQKEQNEIIRWPKNFPIIVQGSAGSGKTTIALHRLAYLIYRYKDSMKGDDILVLAPNKLFLDYISETLPNLGAEEVQQNTFEELVKSKFKLRGKIYSKDDKLRAIMEEDDDNKRNLIIKSAGFKGSIEFKNMIDKYIALVDSSTREIEDITIDGYVIFEKKEIVKLYLKDLKSYAINKRKDEIKRYLSLKIKEKIDVLLYSIDFRWESKIKNIKNTCEDLIERRKLLVEEYDKRDEIKNHILKNYKKQFNEYFKSWKGIGVSDIYYRFFTDDLFDFIGPENISSELLDFMKEDFLINYENKIIDEDDLAPLLYIRNLLEGIDEKEKFKHIVVDEAQDYSPFQIHLINSFSKGNSLTLVGDLAQGIYYYKGLKCWEDITKDLFQDKATYVQLTQSYRSTVEIIDFAKHTLKAQNLGLKDAKAVLRHGEEPKIIKFDESEKNIYKIIDKIIEKIRELGKISIAIITKDSKQAQKVEKILKNNSAYKFQRIKGKEACFLEDNVIIPSYLTKGLEFDCTIIYNPSKENYQNNILDQRLLYVMLTRALHYEYILKLDSLTHLIEENN; encoded by the coding sequence ATGAAAAGTGAATTATTATATGAAGAAGAAATATTAGAAGAAAAGAGAAGTTTAATTTTAGAAGAATTAAATGAGAAAAGAATTAATAGAGAAAAAGTAAATGAAAAGATTAGATATTTATCTAAAGAGTCCAAGGGAAGCTATAATGAAGAAAAGGAAACTACTGAGAAAATATATGGTGTACTACAAAAAGATATAGATGGATACGAAGAAGCACTTGAAACACCGTATTTTGGTAGAGTTGATTTTACAGAAAAATTTGGATTTGAAGAAAATATATATATTGGAAAAAAAGGAATCACTAATAATATGAGAGGTGAAGAAGTTGTAGTGGACTGGAGAGCTCCTATAGCTGATCTATATTATAGTGGTACTGGTGGAGAAGCGTACTACAAAGCTCCAGCAGGATTAATTGAAGGAAAACTGTTACTTAAAAGAAAGTTTTTATTTGATGATGGAAAAATTAAAGATATATTTGATGATTCATTAAATGAATTAATGATAAATGGCGAAGAAGGAACAGAATTAGTAGATGAATTTTTAAAAATTAATCTTGAAGAGAGTAGAGGAAAAAAATTAAAAGAAGTTGTTTCCACTATACAAAAAGAACAAAATGAAATTATAAGATGGCCTAAGAATTTTCCGATAATAGTTCAGGGGTCAGCAGGATCTGGAAAAACTACAATAGCTCTTCATAGATTAGCATATCTTATTTACAGATATAAAGACAGCATGAAGGGTGATGATATATTAGTACTAGCACCTAATAAATTATTTTTAGACTATATATCTGAAACATTGCCTAATTTAGGTGCAGAAGAAGTACAACAAAATACATTTGAAGAACTTGTAAAATCTAAATTTAAGCTTAGAGGAAAAATCTATAGTAAAGATGATAAGCTTAGAGCAATAATGGAAGAAGATGACGATAACAAAAGAAACCTTATAATAAAATCTGCAGGTTTTAAAGGTTCTATTGAATTTAAAAATATGATAGATAAATATATTGCATTAGTAGATAGTAGTACAAGAGAGATAGAAGATATAACTATAGACGGATATGTTATATTTGAAAAGAAAGAAATAGTTAAATTATATCTAAAAGATTTAAAATCTTATGCGATAAATAAAAGAAAAGATGAAATTAAAAGATATTTATCTTTAAAAATAAAAGAAAAAATAGATGTTTTGTTGTATTCTATTGATTTTAGATGGGAAAGTAAAATAAAAAATATAAAAAATACTTGTGAAGATTTGATTGAAAGAAGAAAACTATTAGTAGAAGAATATGATAAGAGAGATGAAATTAAAAATCATATACTAAAAAACTATAAGAAACAATTTAATGAGTATTTTAAAAGTTGGAAAGGTATAGGCGTTAGTGATATATATTATAGATTTTTTACTGACGATCTTTTTGATTTTATAGGACCAGAAAATATTTCTAGTGAATTATTAGATTTTATGAAAGAGGATTTTTTAATTAATTATGAAAATAAGATTATTGATGAAGATGATTTAGCACCGCTTTTATATATAAGAAATTTATTAGAAGGAATTGATGAAAAAGAAAAATTTAAACATATAGTGGTAGATGAAGCACAAGATTATAGTCCATTTCAAATACATTTAATAAATTCATTTTCTAAAGGTAACTCATTGACCTTAGTTGGTGATTTAGCTCAAGGAATTTATTATTATAAAGGATTAAAATGTTGGGAAGATATAACTAAAGATTTGTTTCAAGACAAAGCTACTTACGTTCAATTAACACAAAGTTATAGATCTACAGTAGAGATAATTGATTTTGCAAAGCATACTTTAAAGGCTCAAAATTTAGGTCTTAAAGATGCGAAAGCTGTATTAAGGCATGGAGAAGAGCCAAAAATTATTAAATTTGACGAAAGTGAAAAAAATATTTACAAAATTATTGATAAAATAATTGAAAAAATCAGAGAATTAGGTAAAATTAGTATAGCTATAATAACTAAAGATTCTAAACAAGCACAAAAAGTAGAAAAGATTCTAAAAAATAACAGTGCATATAAATTTCAACGCATAAAAGGAAAAGAAGCTTGCTTTTTAGAAGATAATGTTATAATACCATCTTACTTAACTAAGGGATTAGAATTTGATTGTACAATTATATATAATCCAAGTAAGGAAAACTATCAAAATAATATATTAGATCAAAGACTATTATATGTAATGTTAACTAGAGCTTTACATTATGAATATATTTTAAAACTGGATTCATTAACTCATTTGATTGAGGAAAATAATTAA
- a CDS encoding MraY family glycosyltransferase: MQYILAMIVTLLLSLLIMPIVMKLAIKLKFTDKPTKRKQHKKETPLCGGIVLYICFFISFFLFVKDDIKQQIVVFIAATAILLIGLIDDYYKTRFKEFAILPRLIIQLLSAVLVFKAGIAFMGFTNPFTGEFIELSKTIQFLLTITWIFGVTTVINWSDGMDGLAGGISLISAITFLLAAIILKQQVSAETSIILIGSILGFLYYNKFPAKVFMGDSGANFLGFILSVIALDGAFKQATVLSLFIPILALAVPIFDNLFVIFKRFSEGKPVYQADRSQIHFRLEEKGFTPKQVVNYIMIISSVFSAISVILLLIKI, encoded by the coding sequence ATGCAATATATATTAGCTATGATAGTTACATTATTGTTATCGCTATTAATTATGCCAATAGTAATGAAACTAGCAATTAAATTAAAATTTACAGATAAGCCAACAAAAAGAAAGCAACATAAAAAAGAAACTCCATTATGTGGTGGAATAGTATTATACATATGTTTTTTTATTTCTTTTTTCTTATTTGTAAAAGATGATATAAAGCAACAAATAGTTGTGTTTATAGCAGCAACAGCAATATTATTAATAGGACTTATAGATGATTATTATAAAACAAGGTTTAAAGAATTTGCTATACTTCCAAGATTAATTATTCAGTTGTTATCAGCTGTACTTGTTTTTAAGGCAGGAATAGCATTTATGGGATTTACTAATCCCTTTACTGGAGAATTTATAGAATTAAGTAAGACTATACAGTTTTTATTAACAATTACTTGGATATTTGGAGTTACAACTGTAATTAATTGGTCTGATGGTATGGATGGATTAGCAGGTGGAATTTCACTTATTTCAGCAATAACTTTTTTGCTTGCAGCAATAATATTAAAACAACAAGTGTCAGCAGAAACATCAATAATATTAATAGGATCTATATTAGGTTTTTTATATTATAATAAGTTTCCTGCAAAGGTATTTATGGGAGATTCAGGTGCTAATTTTTTAGGATTTATATTAAGTGTTATAGCATTAGATGGAGCATTTAAACAAGCTACTGTACTGAGTTTATTTATACCTATTTTAGCATTAGCAGTGCCTATATTTGATAACTTATTTGTTATATTTAAAAGATTTTCAGAAGGAAAACCTGTTTATCAAGCAGATAGAAGTCAAATACATTTTAGACTTGAAGAAAAAGGTTTTACTCCAAAACAAGTTGTTAATTACATAATGATAATAAGTTCTGTTTTTAGTGCAATTTCTGTTATACTTTTACTTATTAAAATTTAA
- a CDS encoding S-ribosylhomocysteine lyase — protein sequence MEKVESFELDHRKVKAPYIRKCCLLDGKCGDKVTKFDIRFLQPNKEEFGTAAMHGLEHLLAHELRAKLEGIIDLSPMGCRTGFYLSIWGDREASEIKEALEYSLEKVLEAKEIPAANDIQCGNYRDLSLFGAKEYAKEALERGFSLNIYGE from the coding sequence ATGGAAAAAGTAGAAAGTTTTGAATTAGATCACAGAAAGGTTAAAGCGCCTTATATAAGAAAATGTTGCTTACTTGATGGAAAATGTGGAGATAAGGTTACAAAGTTTGATATAAGATTTCTTCAACCTAATAAAGAAGAATTTGGTACAGCAGCAATGCATGGACTTGAACATTTATTAGCACATGAACTTAGAGCAAAATTAGAAGGAATAATTGATTTATCACCTATGGGATGTAGAACAGGATTCTATTTAAGTATATGGGGAGATAGGGAAGCATCAGAAATAAAAGAAGCATTAGAATATTCTTTAGAAAAAGTTTTAGAAGCAAAGGAAATACCAGCAGCTAATGATATTCAATGCGGAAATTATAGAGATTTATCTTTATTTGGTGCTAAGGAATATGCTAAAGAAGCTCTAGAAAGAGGATTCTCTCTTAATATTTACGGAGAATAA
- a CDS encoding 5'-nucleotidase C-terminal domain-containing protein: protein MKKKILSAMLSLTLVFSLNTTSVWAASKDDSTKITIIHTNDTHSRVLSADGGFGFAKIATIVNETKKENPNTLLVDAGDTLHGKPIVNVSKGENAIKILDAAGYDFMVPGNHDFNYGNERLMELSKLAKNFKMLDANVKKNGKDMLPPYEIVEKGNVKIGIFGLSTPETAYKTNPANVKDVTFEDPIKVSEEMVKELKDKTDVIVALAHVGLDDSSVVTSKQIAEKVKGIDVIIDGHSHTTLNDGLMVNNTLIAQTGEYDQNLGVVELEVKDKKVTEKKAKLLNSKDYKELKEDEKVTDLLNDIQAENDKVFSEVVASNDVLLDGVRGNVRTKETNLGNLTADATREVTKADIAFVNGGTLRTSIEPGDITKGKLAELFPFGSVAQTVKLSGSDIVNALEVSVGAYPTEQGGFLQVSGMTFSFDPTKEKGNRTFDVKVGENPIDLNKEYTVAINDFLSQGGDGYTMLKTTVVGEFATYDDIFAKYLNDNGMKNDISLGRVQVKENGKQVVTNQNNVVTAPVVQTVQTPQEPVKTETVYTVIAGDNLTKIARRNNTTWQTLAQYNNLQNPDLIYVGDQIKIPA from the coding sequence ATGAAAAAGAAGATTTTAAGCGCTATGTTATCGCTTACATTAGTTTTTAGTTTAAATACTACTAGTGTATGGGCAGCTAGCAAAGATGACAGTACCAAAATAACAATAATTCATACAAATGATACCCATAGTAGGGTATTATCAGCAGATGGTGGGTTTGGATTTGCAAAGATTGCAACTATAGTAAATGAAACTAAAAAAGAAAATCCAAATACATTATTAGTAGATGCAGGAGACACTTTACATGGAAAACCAATAGTTAATGTTAGCAAAGGTGAAAACGCTATCAAGATATTAGATGCAGCTGGTTATGATTTTATGGTTCCAGGTAATCATGATTTTAACTATGGAAATGAAAGGTTAATGGAATTAAGTAAATTAGCTAAAAATTTTAAGATGTTAGATGCTAATGTAAAAAAGAATGGAAAAGATATGCTACCACCATATGAAATTGTAGAAAAGGGAAATGTTAAAATAGGAATTTTTGGATTATCAACTCCAGAGACAGCATATAAAACAAATCCTGCTAATGTAAAAGATGTAACTTTCGAAGATCCTATAAAGGTATCAGAAGAGATGGTTAAAGAATTAAAAGATAAAACAGATGTTATTGTAGCGTTAGCTCATGTAGGATTAGATGATAGCTCTGTTGTAACATCTAAGCAGATTGCTGAGAAAGTTAAAGGAATTGATGTAATAATAGATGGACATAGCCATACGACTTTAAATGATGGATTAATGGTTAATAATACATTAATAGCACAAACAGGTGAATATGATCAAAATCTTGGCGTAGTAGAATTAGAAGTTAAAGATAAAAAAGTAACAGAGAAGAAAGCAAAATTATTAAACTCAAAAGATTATAAGGAATTAAAAGAAGATGAAAAAGTAACAGATTTATTAAATGATATACAAGCTGAAAATGACAAGGTATTTTCAGAAGTTGTTGCAAGTAATGATGTATTACTTGATGGTGTTAGAGGTAATGTAAGAACTAAAGAAACAAACCTTGGAAATTTAACAGCAGATGCTACTAGAGAAGTAACTAAAGCTGATATTGCATTTGTAAATGGAGGAACTTTAAGAACTTCAATTGAACCAGGCGATATAACTAAGGGAAAACTTGCAGAATTATTCCCATTTGGTAGTGTAGCACAAACTGTAAAATTATCAGGTAGTGATATAGTTAATGCTCTTGAAGTATCAGTAGGGGCATATCCAACAGAACAAGGTGGATTTTTGCAAGTAAGTGGAATGACATTCTCATTTGATCCAACAAAGGAAAAAGGAAATAGAACTTTTGATGTAAAAGTTGGTGAAAATCCAATTGATTTAAATAAGGAATATACTGTAGCTATAAATGATTTCTTATCTCAAGGTGGAGATGGATATACAATGCTTAAAACTACTGTTGTAGGAGAATTTGCAACATATGATGATATTTTTGCAAAATATTTAAATGACAATGGTATGAAAAATGATATTAGCTTAGGTAGAGTACAAGTTAAAGAAAATGGCAAACAAGTAGTAACAAATCAAAATAATGTAGTTACAGCACCAGTAGTACAAACTGTTCAAACACCACAAGAACCTGTTAAAACAGAAACAGTATATACTGTAATTGCAGGTGATAATCTTACTAAGATAGCTAGAAGAAATAATACTACATGGCAAACACTAGCTCAATATAATAATTTACAAAATCCAGATTTAATATATGTAGGAGATCAAATTAAGATTCCAGCATAA
- a CDS encoding methionine synthase — MCNTKQLKIPKDEVLRYLGYKKQKLSESMNELIEETIDECRNLIIPKQVYCKYKKHDENDGVYIYKTNLILKGEDIKNHLLYANEVFIIAATVGNKIEQKIRLYEKINLTKALILDACATVAIEEFLDELEEKIRLDARKEDLAITFRYSPGYGDLPLDIQKDIVNVLNADKTIGLTVSSHSLLFPRKSVTAIIGLIPIEKEEKQRGCEVCKNYNNCNFRKEGINCGA; from the coding sequence ATGTGTAATACAAAACAACTTAAAATACCTAAGGATGAAGTCCTTAGGTATTTAGGTTATAAAAAGCAAAAATTATCAGAATCAATGAATGAGTTAATAGAAGAAACTATAGATGAATGTAGAAATTTAATTATTCCAAAACAAGTTTATTGTAAATATAAAAAACATGATGAAAATGATGGAGTATATATTTATAAAACAAATTTAATTTTAAAGGGAGAAGATATCAAAAATCATCTTCTTTATGCAAATGAAGTATTTATTATAGCAGCTACTGTTGGTAATAAAATAGAACAAAAAATTAGATTATATGAAAAAATAAATTTAACGAAAGCTCTTATTTTAGATGCTTGTGCAACAGTGGCAATAGAAGAATTTTTAGATGAACTAGAAGAGAAAATAAGGTTAGATGCAAGAAAAGAAGATCTTGCTATAACATTTAGATATAGTCCAGGATATGGAGATTTACCGTTAGATATTCAAAAAGATATAGTAAATGTATTAAATGCAGATAAAACAATAGGGCTTACAGTATCATCACATTCTTTGTTATTTCCTAGGAAATCAGTTACAGCAATAATAGGGCTTATTCCTATAGAAAAAGAAGAAAAGCAAAGAGGCTGTGAAGTATGTAAGAATTATAATAATTGTAATTTTAGAAAAGAGGGAATTAATTGTGGGGCTTAG
- a CDS encoding homocysteine S-methyltransferase family protein, which yields MGLREFIKDNILVFDGAMGTMLQKEGLKLGENPEIFNIEESEKVKNVHKKYIENGAMVVTTNTFGANELKLDNTKYTVEEIIDAAISIAKGARENKGIYIALDIGPIGELLEPMGTLSFERAYDIFKRQMIQGEKSGADLILIETMTDLYEAKAALLAAKENTKLPVFCTMSFDESGRTFTGCTPESMALTLGGMGADAIGINCSLGPKELLPIVKRIKKATNLPIMTQPNAGLPKLSFGEAIYDIMPEEFKYWVNEFIKEGVSIIGGCCGTNPEFIKELRLLADSNKRLRRENIEFSAVCTPSKVVKIEGVKIIGERINPTGKKLFKEALKNNDIDYILKQAIEQVEAGADILDVNVGLPEINEKEMMKKVVKEIQGIIDTPLQIDSSNIEAVEAGLRTYNGKPIVNSVNGEDEVLEKVLPLVKKYGASVVGLTLDKKGIPATADERFKIAEKIVKKAKEYGIEKHDVFIDCLVLTASAQQAEVKETLKALRKVKEELGVKTLLGVSNISFGLPCRELINETFLAMAIANGLDLPIMNPNSTGMMDVINSYNVLTNIDKGCERYISIYGNREIQSGVRYNSKGENKSDKNEETQSNNSDLRYIVIKGLKDEAEEATKNILESMNELDVVNEILIPSLDEVGLKYEKGEIFLPQLIQCAETVKKSFEVIKKNIVINKSENISKGKIVLATVKGDIHDIGKNIVKVILENYGYEIIDLGKDVPIETVVDAVLKNDIRLVGLSALMTTTLKSMKETIKALKDNGYSGKTFVGGAVLTSEYAKEICADYYAKDAKESVEIAKKILG from the coding sequence GTGGGGCTTAGAGAATTTATAAAAGATAATATACTTGTATTTGATGGAGCTATGGGAACAATGCTTCAAAAAGAGGGATTAAAACTTGGTGAAAATCCAGAAATATTTAATATTGAAGAAAGTGAAAAAGTAAAGAATGTTCATAAGAAATATATAGAAAATGGTGCTATGGTTGTAACAACAAATACTTTTGGTGCTAATGAATTAAAGTTAGATAACACAAAATATACAGTAGAAGAAATTATAGATGCAGCAATTTCTATCGCAAAAGGTGCTAGGGAAAATAAGGGGATATATATTGCATTAGATATAGGACCAATAGGGGAATTATTAGAACCTATGGGTACTTTAAGTTTTGAAAGAGCTTATGATATATTTAAAAGGCAAATGATACAAGGAGAAAAATCAGGTGCAGATTTAATATTAATTGAAACAATGACTGATTTATATGAAGCTAAGGCAGCACTTTTGGCAGCAAAAGAAAATACTAAATTACCTGTTTTTTGTACTATGTCTTTTGATGAAAGTGGAAGAACTTTTACAGGATGTACACCAGAAAGTATGGCTCTTACCTTAGGTGGAATGGGAGCAGATGCTATTGGAATAAATTGTTCGTTAGGACCTAAGGAATTACTACCAATAGTAAAAAGAATAAAAAAAGCAACTAATTTACCTATAATGACACAACCTAATGCTGGATTACCTAAGTTATCTTTTGGAGAAGCTATATACGATATTATGCCTGAAGAATTTAAATATTGGGTTAATGAGTTTATTAAAGAAGGGGTAAGTATAATTGGTGGTTGTTGTGGAACAAATCCAGAATTCATCAAAGAATTACGCTTGCTTGCTGATAGTAATAAAAGATTAAGAAGAGAAAATATTGAGTTTTCAGCAGTGTGTACTCCATCAAAGGTAGTAAAAATTGAAGGCGTAAAAATAATTGGAGAAAGAATAAATCCAACAGGAAAGAAGTTATTTAAAGAGGCACTTAAAAATAATGATATTGATTATATATTAAAACAAGCTATAGAACAAGTTGAAGCTGGAGCAGATATACTAGATGTAAATGTAGGATTACCTGAAATAAATGAAAAAGAAATGATGAAGAAAGTAGTTAAAGAAATTCAGGGGATTATAGATACACCATTACAAATAGATTCATCGAACATAGAAGCTGTTGAGGCAGGACTAAGAACTTATAATGGAAAACCAATTGTTAATTCAGTAAATGGGGAAGATGAGGTATTAGAAAAGGTATTACCATTGGTAAAAAAATATGGTGCAAGTGTTGTAGGGCTTACATTAGATAAAAAAGGTATACCTGCTACTGCTGATGAGAGATTTAAGATAGCAGAGAAGATAGTAAAAAAAGCTAAAGAGTATGGAATAGAAAAACATGATGTATTTATTGATTGCTTAGTATTAACAGCTTCTGCACAACAAGCAGAAGTGAAAGAAACATTAAAAGCATTAAGAAAAGTTAAAGAAGAATTAGGTGTAAAAACATTACTAGGAGTTTCAAATATATCTTTTGGTTTACCTTGTAGGGAGCTTATTAATGAAACATTTTTAGCTATGGCAATAGCAAATGGACTAGATTTGCCTATAATGAATCCTAATAGTACAGGAATGATGGATGTGATAAATTCATATAATGTACTTACTAATATAGATAAGGGATGCGAAAGATATATTTCTATATATGGAAATAGAGAAATTCAGAGTGGAGTTAGATACAATTCTAAAGGAGAAAATAAATCAGATAAAAATGAAGAAACACAAAGTAACAATTCTGATTTAAGATATATAGTTATAAAGGGATTAAAAGATGAAGCAGAAGAGGCTACTAAAAATATTTTAGAAAGTATGAATGAATTAGATGTTGTTAATGAGATATTAATACCTTCACTTGATGAGGTTGGTTTAAAATATGAAAAAGGTGAAATATTTTTACCTCAATTAATACAATGTGCGGAAACTGTTAAAAAATCATTTGAAGTTATAAAGAAAAATATTGTTATTAATAAATCTGAAAATATATCAAAAGGTAAAATTGTATTAGCAACTGTGAAAGGTGATATTCACGACATAGGAAAAAATATAGTTAAAGTAATTCTTGAGAATTATGGATATGAAATAATTGATTTAGGAAAAGATGTGCCAATAGAAACAGTTGTAGATGCAGTATTAAAAAATGATATTAGATTAGTAGGTCTTAGTGCTTTAATGACAACAACATTAAAAAGTATGAAAGAAACAATTAAAGCATTAAAGGATAATGGATATAGTGGAAAAACATTTGTTGGTGGAGCAGTATTAACAAGTGAATATGCAAAAGAAATATGTGCTGATTATTATGCTAAAGATGCTAAGGAATCAGTTGAGATAGCTAAAAAAATATTAGGATAA
- the metF gene encoding methylenetetrahydrofolate reductase [NAD(P)H], whose product MNIKNLFKDKKVVFSFEIFPPKTTSSIQTIYDTLDDLKGLNPDYMSVTYGAGGSVKNNNTIELSSLIKNKYGIEPVSHLTCINLTKKDVEYYLREFEKNNIENILALRGDVPIGSKITGELNHANELIKYISDNGNFNIAAACYPEGHIEHKGLYREIESMKRKEEAGVSYFISQLFFDNNLYYNFQDEVRAANINLPIEAGIMPVTNKRQIERILSLSGASLPDKFKRIMERYEHNPEALRDAGIAYAVEQIVDLISTGVDGIHLYIMNNPYVAKRISQSIQSILLTVNQI is encoded by the coding sequence ATGAATATTAAAAATTTATTCAAAGATAAAAAGGTGGTTTTTTCATTTGAAATATTTCCACCTAAAACAACATCATCCATACAAACTATATATGATACCTTAGATGATTTAAAAGGATTAAATCCAGATTACATGAGTGTTACCTATGGGGCAGGTGGCAGTGTTAAAAATAATAATACTATTGAGTTATCATCTCTTATAAAAAATAAGTATGGGATTGAACCAGTATCACATTTAACTTGCATTAATTTAACTAAAAAAGATGTAGAATATTATTTAAGAGAATTTGAAAAGAATAATATAGAGAATATCCTTGCGTTAAGAGGTGATGTTCCTATAGGAAGTAAAATTACAGGAGAATTAAATCATGCTAACGAATTAATTAAGTATATAAGTGATAATGGAAATTTTAATATAGCAGCAGCTTGTTATCCAGAAGGACATATAGAGCATAAAGGATTATATAGAGAAATTGAAAGCATGAAGAGAAAAGAAGAAGCTGGAGTATCTTATTTTATATCTCAGTTGTTTTTTGATAACAATTTATATTATAATTTTCAAGATGAGGTTCGTGCTGCTAATATAAATTTACCTATTGAAGCTGGAATTATGCCTGTAACAAATAAAAGACAAATTGAAAGAATTTTATCATTAAGTGGAGCATCACTTCCAGATAAATTTAAAAGAATAATGGAAAGATATGAGCATAATCCAGAGGCTTTAAGAGACGCAGGTATTGCTTATGCAGTTGAACAAATCGTAGATTTAATATCTACTGGTGTGGATGGAATACATTTATATATTATGAATAATCCATATGTAGCTAAAAGGATAAGTCAGAGTATACAAAGTATTTTATTAACAGTAAATCAAATTTAA